One genomic region from Zalophus californianus isolate mZalCal1 chromosome 2, mZalCal1.pri.v2, whole genome shotgun sequence encodes:
- the LOC113924603 gene encoding MORF4 family-associated protein 1 has product MRPLDIVELAEPEEVEVLEPEEDFEQFLLPVINEMREDIAALTREHGRAYMRNRSKLWEMDNMLIQIKTQVEASEESALNHLQNPNDGVEGRAAKRCEKAEEKAKEIAKMAEMLVELVRRIERSESS; this is encoded by the coding sequence ATGCGGCCCTTGGACATCGTCGAGCTGGCGGAGCCGGAGGAGGTGGAAGTGCTGGAGCCCGAGGAGGATTTCGAGCAGTTCCTGCTCCCAGTCATCAACGAGATGCGGGAGGACATCGCGGCCCTCACCCGGGAGCACGGGAGAGCCTACATGCGGAACAGGAGCAAGCTGTGGGAGATGGACAATATGCTCATCCAAATAAAAACGCAGGTGGAGGCGTCGGAGGAGAGCGCCCTGAACCATCTGCAGAACCCCAACGATGGAGTGGAGGGCAGAGCGGCCAAGAGGTGCGAGAAGGCCGAGGAGAAGGCCAAGGAGATCGCGAAGATGGCAGAGATGTTGGTGGAGCTGGTGCGGCGGATAGAGAGAAGCGAGTCGTCCTGA